The sequence TAGCCCAACTTCCGCAGTTGGCCCGCCGCTGAGCCGATTTTTGGGGGTGGCGGCGGGCTAAGTGTTTGAGCCCACAGGGTCGGGATTGCGAAATGTGCGTGTAGTGCCGACCAACCCTCTTGTTTTCAGCGCGTTAGGCGATGAAGACTGGTGGCGAGGCAGACACGATGTACCTTCGGCACACGACGCGGAAAAAGGACGGGAAGATCCACACGTATTGGCGTCTGGTGCGTTGTGTCCGTCGGGGTGGCAAAGTGGTGCAAGAGACCGTGGCGCAACTCGGCGAGCTGGACGCTGCGGGTCGGGCGAGCGCTCGGCAGCTGGCCCGGCGGATGACCGGCCGTGCGGCTGACCAGCAAGAGCTCTTCGAGGTGACCCCGGAGGCCGAGACGGTGGCGATCCGGCTGGATCAGGTGCGGCTGGAGCGCAGCCGCAGTTTCGGCGAGGTGTATCTGGGTTGGACCCTTTGGCACGGGCTCGAGCTCGATCGCGTCTTGGAGGAGCTGCTGCCGCCAGGCCGCGAGGAGGTGCCGTGGGCTACGATGGCAGCGCTGTTGGTGATTGCTCGCCTGTGCGAGCCGACGAGCGAATTGGCGATTGCCGAGCGTTGGTACCGGTCTACGGCCCTTCAGGACATCCTGGGGATTTCGGTGGACTCGGTCAACGATGATCGACTCTACCGGGCGTTGGATCGGCTGCTGCCGCACAAGGAAGCTTTGGAAGGCCATCTTCGCGCGAAGCTCGGAGAGCTGTTCGAGCTCGACTACGACCTGCTGCTCTACGATGTGACCAGCACGTACTTCGAAGGGTTGTGCCCGCACAATGATCTGGCGCAGCGCGGCCATAGCCGGGACTACCGGCCTGATTGCCAGCAGGTGTGTCTGGCGCTGGTGGTCAGCCGCGAAGGGCTCCCTTTGGGCTACGAGGTGTTTGCCGGCAACCGGGTAGATGTGACGACGGTTCAAGAGATCGTAGGCACGATGGAGACGCGGTTTGGTCTGGCCAAACGGATCTGGGTGATGGATCGCGGCATGGTCAGCCAGGCCAACGTCGCGTGGCTGCAACAGAGCGGTCGCCGCTATTTGCTGGGTGCTTGTCGCGCGGAGCTTAAACGTTGGAAAAAAGAGCTGCTCGACGAGCGGGATTGGAACGTTGTCCGCGAGGGTGTGGAGGTCAAGCTGTGTCAAGGCCCTGACGGCGAGGAGATCTTTGTGCTGTGCCGTTCACGCGAGCGGATCGAGAAGGAGAAAGCGATGCACGAACGGTTTTCGGAGCGGATCGA is a genomic window of Gemmatimonadaceae bacterium containing:
- a CDS encoding IS1634 family transposase yields the protein MQETVAQLGELDAAGRASARQLARRMTGRAADQQELFEVTPEAETVAIRLDQVRLERSRSFGEVYLGWTLWHGLELDRVLEELLPPGREEVPWATMAALLVIARLCEPTSELAIAERWYRSTALQDILGISVDSVNDDRLYRALDRLLPHKEALEGHLRAKLGELFELDYDLLLYDVTSTYFEGLCPHNDLAQRGHSRDYRPDCQQVCLALVVSREGLPLGYEVFAGNRVDVTTVQEIVGTMETRFGLAKRIWVMDRGMVSQANVAWLQQSGRRYLLGACRAELKRWKKELLDERDWNVVREGVEVKLCQGPDGEEIFVLCRSRERIEKEKAMHERFSERIETALKTLQNRLGRSRSPIDRSTVDRQIGRLLERNRRAAQRFQIDLTADPALPSGLRLCWSVRTAWDEWAQASEGCYVLRTNVTDWTPEQLWQAYIQLTQAEAAFRIQKSDLALRPIWHQKTHRVQAHILVCFLAYVLWKALEQWAHRAGLGHTPRTLLAELAQLRSADIVLPTAERESRELRIRCVVRPDRIHADLLDRLGLRLPKRLRISPAQAQM